In Fragaria vesca subsp. vesca linkage group LG1, FraVesHawaii_1.0, whole genome shotgun sequence, the sequence GGCGTAGCTTGTGTACTCCACCACAGAAGTGTTGAATTCACGGAGGAGTTCGGCGGCGTTGTCAATGCCCTTCTGGAGCTCCGCCTCGTCGGTTTTGTCGGCGTCAATACTCAACAAAACGTTCTTCCTCCTGATAAACCGGAACTGTGGCGCGGCGTTGTAGAAGCCGGTGACTCGGAGAATGTCTCCGACTCTGTAACGGCAAAGTCCTGCGTATGTGGAAATGACCAACTCATATTCTTTTCCGACTTCCAGGTCCGCAAGGTCTACGAGCCTTGGAGGTGACTTTTTGGACAGAGGAGGAGCAGATGGATCGTGTGGAATGAACTCGAAATAGCCCATCATCGGCATGATGGTGTACGACACTTCGGAAGGGTCGCACATCGGCTTAAGGTTCAGGCCAAAATAGCATTCGGAAGAAGCGTACATTGTGCAAGCCTTCGGTAGGCTATTGCTGTAGTAGTCGAGTGTTTGAATATACTGAGCCATTGCACCGGTGACGATCACATCAAGGTACTTTGTGTTGGGCCAAATCCTTGGGATTATCCCCTCTAAATTCTCCCCTTCACACTCTTTTCTGATGAACTCGGCGAGCTCCGCGTCGGGTTTCAAAATCTCCACCATCTTCTCTCGAATAGATGCATCTGTGATTTTAGGGTTTAGAGTTCCCGTTTCGATGTCGTGAGCTAGTTGTTGCCAGTTGATCTGGAGGAACCGGATGGCTCGGAGAAGGCCGGAGGCAAAGACCGCCCCGACTCTGAGAACTTCCTTGCGCATAATGAGGCCGCAAAGCATTTGTGAGTACATGCTTTGGAACGAGTCCGAGCAGAGAATAGCCTCGTTGGGGCTGGTGTAGACATTGTAGGGGTCGTGTGGCCTGGTCTTGAAGTGCTCACTCTTGTAGTAACTCGTCAAAACCGGACGGGCAACAAGCCCGCCGGGAGTCTTGGTCTCTGACTTGATGAACAAGAAGTACAAGCCCTTCCCCTTGTCCAAGTCCGGTACGTAACTACAAAGATCAACAGTATATTCCAAAATCAGTTACATATATTCCAATTAAGAACTTGTAATAATGTTTAACAACGAGAAAATTATTGCACGCAAAACTGTAGCAAAGGAAGTATAAATTACACAATACAAAAGCGTAGAAATAGTCAACGGATTAAGGATTATACGTACAGGTT encodes:
- the LOC101303266 gene encoding probable indole-3-acetic acid-amido synthetase GH3.1-like, whose product is MAVDSVTSSPLGPPATEKDAKALQFIEETTKNTDAVQERVLGEILRQNAEAEYLKRFCMNGATDRESFKSKIPVVTYEDLQPEIQRIANGDRSPILSSRPISEFLTSSGTSAGERKLMPTIHEELDRRTLLYSLLQPVMNLYVPDLDKGKGLYFLFIKSETKTPGGLVARPVLTSYYKSEHFKTRPHDPYNVYTSPNEAILCSDSFQSMYSQMLCGLIMRKEVLRVGAVFASGLLRAIRFLQINWQQLAHDIETGTLNPKITDASIREKMVEILKPDAELAEFIRKECEGENLEGIIPRIWPNTKYLDVIVTGAMAQYIQTLDYYSNSLPKACTMYASSECYFGLNLKPMCDPSEVSYTIMPMMGYFEFIPHDPSAPPLSKKSPPRLVDLADLEVGKEYELVISTYAGLCRYRVGDILRVTGFYNAAPQFRFIRRKNVLLSIDADKTDEAELQKGIDNAAELLREFNTSVVEYTSYADTKTFPGHYVIYWELMVKDPSISAPRHEVLDQCCLVMEESLNSVYRQYRVSDKTIGPLEIRVVKSGTFEELMDYAISRGASINQYKAPRCVNFSPIMELLDSRVESVHFSPALPHWTPERRH